A single Venturia canescens isolate UGA chromosome 1, ASM1945775v1, whole genome shotgun sequence DNA region contains:
- the LOC122410521 gene encoding uncharacterized protein: protein MNDYEMDENMPQRRATCEISNGLISWRVCSTPDYRNTPNVKKMSVDSGLEMNSNSNGSNVMPNENGTSNFTIPIPFGNLMEIQTSQSSRRFNDGNNETTETIEEIDQPASSLSEDVSEWGRKSFDWESQRCLQIRNRLKPHATSLGHIQRTFRIPAKQRLTRREISKKQLLETINASRELRLCLAASVNHVEYVERMLSFGVSPNCRDSTGRTPLHIAGHRGYSAIVDLLRKYGADAKLGDVAGTSPLQAAITCGDKPSITFVNEAVVCQPSSRFRLKIIAPGSDSNTNDFETQANDKNVAASLDVDAPWSNSSQTFDQQVEALSKVCSRLSFSNTTDGCQSSS from the exons aTGAATGATTATGAAATGGACGAAAATATGCCGCAAAGAAGAGCTACATGTGAAATTTCGAATGGTTTGATAAGTTGGAGAGTATGCAGTACTCCCGATTATCGGAATaccccaaacgtcaaaaaaatgtcagtggatTCAGGATTGGAAATGAACAGTAATTCGAACGGCAGTAATGTAATGCCGAACGAAAATGGAACATCAAATTTTACAATACCAATTCCCTTCGGAAATTTAATGGAGATTCAAACAAGCCAGTCTTCACGTCGGTTCAACGATGGAAACAACGAAACAACTGAGACAATCGAAGAAATAGATCAACCAGCTTCTTCATTGTCTGAGGATGTATCTGAATGGGGAAGAAAATCG TTTGACTGGGAAAGTCAACGGTGCTTACAAATCCGTAACAGGCTCAAACCCCATGCAACGTCCCTGGGACATATACAGAGAACATTTAGAATTCCTGCCAAGCAACGCTTAACTCGCCGAGAAATTTCGAAGAAACAATTGTTAGAAACTATAAATGCTAGCCGTGAACTACGACTATGCTTAGCTGCAAGTGTCAATCATGTTGAATACGTCGAACGTATGTTGAGTTTCGGTGTATCACCAAATTGCAGAGATTCTACAGGACGCACACCCCTTCATATTGCAGGTCACAG aGGATATTCAGCTATTGTGGATCTGCTGCGAAAGTACGGCGCCGATGCCAAACTTGGTGATGTCGCAGGCACATCACCGCTGCAAGCCGCGATCACTTGTGGCGATAAACCATCGATTACATTTGTGAACGAGGCCGTTGTATGTCAACCAAGTTCGAGATTTAGACTGAAGATTATTGCTCCAGGTTCTGATTCCAATACGAATGATTTCGAGACTCAAGCTAACGATAAAAATGTTGCTGCAAGTCTAGATGTTGACGCTCCTTGGTCTAATAGTAGTCAAACGTTCGATCAACAGGTTGAAGCTTTGAGTAAAGTTTGCTCAAGGCTTTCATTCTCAAATACCACTGATGGATGTCAAAGCTCATCCTAA
- the Dph2 gene encoding 2-(3-amino-3-carboxypropyl)histidine synthase subunit 2 yields MTTVCVKKDEKSPSKLETDLSQNKTEIVHNVVKKYDLDKCVEWIKARGLERVCLQFPDSLLSISAQVSLYLEQNLGKKVFILGDTTCGSCCVDEIAANHINADGIVHFGHACLNPTSRLEVFHVLEKSDIDTDLLVQTISEFFVDTTRKYILFYDVAYAHAIEAVQKLLKSKYSMLIVTTLSCMSNVDFTMTKNSPEVLISGRSWTLENGYKIEDYEALYIGKNDKTLASLALSIPAKFWYHTLGNTVTQFEIVANPWLKRRRYLVEKLKDARTVGIVVATLGIKNYLESLNSIKRVLKEKNKKSYIFSVGKLNPAKLANFPEVDAFVVIACPENEIFDSKEFYKPLLTPFEVELAFNSSRSLSTHYCLDFRQILPGGANYVEFKTSEETDVSLITGELRSSEKEVFLAETMNALSQKEPGTMMIGKAGASFLNERTWKGVEQRLGEDEIKPAEKGRSGLPISYANEQIYR; encoded by the exons ATGACGACAGTGTGTGtcaagaaagatgaaaaatcgcCGAGTAAATTGGAAACAGATTTGTCACAAAATAAAACTGAAATAGTTCATAATGTTGTGAAAAAATACGACCTTGACAAATGTGTCGAATGGATCAAAGCACGTGGTCTCGAAAGG GTATGTCTCCAGTTTCCAGACTCTTTACTATCAATATCTGCTCAAGTTTCTCTGTACCTTGAACaaaatcttggaaaaaaagtattcattCTTGGTGACACCACATGCGGCAGTTGTTGCGTTGATGAAATTGCTGCAAATCATATAAACGCTGATGGAATAGTGCACTTTGGTCATGCCTGTTTGAATCCTACATCTCGTCTCGAAGTTTTTCACGTATTGGAGAAAAGCGACATCGACACTGATTTATTAGTACAAACAATATCCGAATTTTTTGTCGATACCACgaggaaatatattttattttatgatgTGGCCTATGCTCATGCGATCG AGGCCGTCCAGAAGTTGCTGAAATCCAAATATTCCATGTTGATAGTAACAACGTTGAGTTGCATGTCAAATGTCGATTTCACGATGACAAAAAACAGCCCAGAAGTTTTGATATCCGGCCGATCGTGGACACTTGAAAATGGCTATAAAATTGAAGATTACGAAGCGTTGTATATCGgcaaaaatgataaaacgtTGGCCTCCTTGGCACTGAGCATACCTGCCAAATTTTGGTACCATACACTTGGCAACACGGTAACACAATTCGAAATAGTCGCGAATCCCTGGCTCAAAAGACGACGGTATCTCGTCGAAAAACTCAAAGACGCTCGTACTGTTGGAATCGTCGTTGCAACTCTTggcattaaaaattatcttgAATCTTTAAACTCGATAAAACGGGttcttaaagaaaaaaataaaaaatcgtatataTTTAGCGTGGGGAAATTAAATCCGGCAAAACTCGCCAATTTTCCTGAG GTGGATGCTTTTGTGGTTATAGCCTGTCcagaaaatgagatttttgaTTCAAAAGAATTCTACAAGCCGCTGTTAACACCGTTCGAAGTGGAGTTGGCATTCAACAGTTCTCGCAGTTTATCAACGCACTATTGTCTTGATTTTAGGCAAATATTGCCAGGTGGTGCTAATTACGTAGAATTCAAAACATCAGAAGAAACTGACGTTTCACTAATAACTGGTGAACTTCGAAGCTCTGAGAAAGAAGTCTTTTTGGCAGAAACAATGAACGCTTTATCTCAAAAAGAACCAGGCACTATGATGATTGGGAAAGCTGGTGCAAGTTTTCTCAACGAAAGAACGTGGAAAGGCGTCGAACAAAGACTGGGCGAGGATGAAATTAAACCAGCAGAAAAAGGACGTAGTGGTCTACCAATAAGTTATGCCAATGAACAAATTTATAGATAA
- the Mat1 gene encoding CDK-activating kinase assembly factor MAT1, producing MEEQTCPRCKTTKYRNPSLKLMVNVCGHSLCESCVDLLFLKGSGACPECQIPLRRTNFRVQMFEDSMVEKEVDIRKRVLRDFNKKEEDFENLRAYNDYLEEVETIVYNLANNIDVVETNKRIEQYKRDNKDQILKNKTRLGRKEHELEELLELEKQREEERRVELVREEIETKRKKIRDKEALIDELMFSEGNAKNIVETFASSMQASKEKAKTPAAPKATQFSTGIKFGKGSQNYMPLPKIDEGPTYVYEPIEQEIEGPSPPSWNDIQTRGYISHVRAETVGERASGFRANIACLRALKDAMAGLYHNPTHRQQLEPMSI from the exons atgGAGGAACAAACCTGTCCTCGTTGCAAGACAACGAAATATAGAAACCCATCCCTGAAGTTGATGGTCAATGTATGCGGTCACAGTTTGTGCGAAAGTTGTGTAGATCTTCTCTTCTTGAAAG GTTCCGGTGCATGTCCAGAATGCCAGATACCATTGCGCCGAACAAATTTTCGAGTACAGATGTTCGAAGACTCGATGGTGGAGAAAGAGGTCGATATTCGAAAGCGAGTACTGCGCGATTTCAACAAAAAGGAAGAAGATTTCGAGAATTTGAGAGCCTACAACGATTACCTCGAGGAAGTTGAAACGATAGTTTACAATTTGGCAAATAACATTGACGTGGTAGAAACAAACAAAAGAATAGAGCAGTACAAGCGTGACAATAAGGATCAGATATTGAAGAACAAAACGCGATTAGGTAGAAAAGAGCACGAGCTCGAGGAGCTTCTAGAGCTTGAGAAACAACGAGAAGAAGAAAGGAGAGTGGAGCTGGTGAGAGAAGAGATCGaaacgaagagaaagaagatTCGTGACAAGGAGGCTCTGATCGACGAGCTCATGTTCTCCGAGGGCAATGCCAAAAACATTGTTGAAACGTTTGCATCTTCGATGCAAGCTTCCAAAGAAAAAGCGAAAACTCCGGCTGCACCAAAAGCCACGCAATTCAGTACCGGAATAAAATTCGGTAAAGGATCTCAGAATTATATGCCTCTTCCCAAAATCGACGAAGGACCAACTTACGTTTACGAGCCGATCGAACAAGAAATCGAAGGACCTTCACCGCCCAGCTGGAACGATATACAAACACGCGGTTATATATCCCATGTTCGTGCCGAGACTGTTGGAGAGCGAGCAAGTGGTTTCAGAGCTAATATCGCTTGTCTTCGAGCCTTGAAAGACGCAATGGCTGGCCTGTACCACAATCCTACTCACCGGCAGCAGCTCGAACCCATGTCCATATGA